From a single Falco rusticolus isolate bFalRus1 chromosome 17, bFalRus1.pri, whole genome shotgun sequence genomic region:
- the GPR37L1 gene encoding G-protein coupled receptor 37-like 1 produces the protein MPPPPLLVLLLLLAPGAAAMRGRAGQPGEGSTHHGHGADGGRTPPMISRDSPGVQVMKERLRRGTEEDSKSVQQYVPGVRVEFPRPLNAASLHPTKALLPSSTDPSRQQQGVPTDGEGAEPRANLTTVSDKRLQIQNPLYPVTENSYSAYAVMFLSLIVFAVGIIGNLSVMCIVWHNYYMKSAWNSILASLAFWDFLILFFCLPVVIFNEITKKRLLGDMSCRVVPFMEVSSLGVTTFSLCALGIDRFHAATSPQATARPIEQCQSIIAKLAVIWVGSMTLSVPEILLWQLTQDTSPVSGMMTEYCTMKPSSNLPESVYSLVLTYQNARMWWYFGCYFCLPILFTVSCQLVTRRISGTEKKTECRGTKHSQCESHLNCTIIGLTIIYGLCTTPENVCNIVVAYMSPDMSKQTLDLLSLINQFFLFFKCSVTPVLLLCLCRPLGQAFMDCCCCCCEGCSPDTTSSEGSADSKLKTEMSSSIFFDKPRESPPPLLALGTPC, from the exons ATGCCTCCTCCGCCACTGCttgtcctcctgctgctgctggcaccggGGGCTGCGGCGAtgcggggcagggctgggcagcccGGGGAAGGCAGCACCCACCATGGCCACGGTGCAGATGGAGGCAGGACTCCGCCGATGATTTCCCGAGACAGTCCGGGGGTCCAGGTGATGAAGGAGAGGCTGCGCCGGGGGACGGAGGAGGACTCCAAGTCAGTGCAGCAGTACGTGCCGGGGGTGCGGGTGGAGTTCCCACGGCCCCTCAATGCCGCCAGCCTGCACCCAACCAAGGCCCTGCTGCCATCCAGCACGGACCCATCTAGGCAGCAACAAGGGGTCCCCAcggatggggagggggcagagcccCGAGCCAACCTCACCACTGTGTCTGACAAGCGGTTGCAAATTCAGAACCCCTTGTACCCAGTGACAGAGAACTCCTACAGCGCCTACGCCGTAATGTTCCTATCCCTCATCGTCTTTGCAGTGGGCATCATTGGAAACCTCTCTGTCATGTGCATTGTGTGGCACAACTACTACATGAAGAGCGCCTGGAATTCCATCCTGGCCAGCCTGGCTTTCTGGGACTTCCTCATCCTCTtcttctgcctgcctgtggtCATCTTCAATGAGATCACCAAGAAGAGGCTGCTGGGGGACATGTCATGTCGCGTTGTGCCCTTCATGGAG GTATCATCACTGGGAGTCACCACCTTCAGCCTCTGTGCCCTGGGCATCGACAGGTTCCACgcagccaccagcccccagGCCACTGCCCGGCCCATCGAGCAGTGCCAGTCCATCATCGCCAAGCTGGCTGTCATATGGGTGGGCTCCATGACGCTATCAGTGCCAGAGATCCTTCTCTGGCAGCTGACCCAGGATACGTCACCCGTGTCCGGCATGATGACGGAGTATTGCACCATGAAGCCCTCGTCCAACCTGCCCGAGTCTGTCTACTCACTGGTGCTCACCTACCAAAATGCTCGGATGTGGTGGTACTTTGGTTGCTACTTCTGCTTGCCCATCCTCTTCACCGTGAGCTGCCAGCTAGTGACCCGGAGGATCAGCGGCACTGAGAAGAAGACTGAGTGCCGAGGTACCAAGCACAGCCAGTGCGAGAGTCACTTGAACTGTACCATCATTGGGCTGACCATCATCTACGGGCTCTGCACCACCCCTGAGAATGTCTGCAACATTGTGGTGGCCTACATGTCCCCTGACATGTCCAAGCAGACCCTGGACCTGCTCAGCCTCATCAACcagttctttctgttcttcaagTGCTCGGTGACGCCCGTCCTGCTCCTGTGCCTCTGCAGACCCCTGGGCCAGGCCTTCAtggactgctgctgctgctgctgtgagggCTGCAGCCCCGACACCACCTCCAGTGAGGGCAGCGCCGACAGCAAGCTCAAAACTGAGATGTCCTCCTCCATCTTCTTTGACAAGCCCCGGGAgtcccctccacccctcctgGCCCTCGGCACACCTTGCTAA